In one Fodinicola acaciae genomic region, the following are encoded:
- a CDS encoding PT domain-containing protein, with the protein MLVEELPQVAGGAPAGSRLLFDSHDLPDPASLSDAEIVDAAVAFDRVESAAGAQKLAMMAELARRRMAEEERLTLTRRDGSQYRESLSDALERAQSWCADEFAAALRLTAGQARWRVDRSLQVTGTYRDVWVAQAAGVINDYKSQICTEELAAVDDPLVAARVRAIVLPKAGGYNSRELRRALRYEIDKADPQAANRRHRSAKKTRNVSVRALDDAMGLLCAVLTADEVVQVMAVIDAYARTAAPGDPRGIQQRRADALVDIVVRGGIGPMPGLSEDLADRLNDTIGDKLRDTLTTHPTRQPTRQPTRRPSRRPSRRPSRRPTRRPTRRPTRRPTRRPTRRLRRSPMRSLMRTPIPRSVKPSTGMRTRTRVTRCAASSATVSAGSPPRRTPVASRVHRQRGPARCRRVFCGSRCRVSTSASWSRWAPCSG; encoded by the coding sequence GTGTTGGTTGAGGAGTTGCCGCAGGTCGCCGGGGGTGCCCCGGCTGGTTCGCGGTTGCTGTTCGACTCGCACGACCTGCCCGATCCCGCGTCGCTGTCGGACGCGGAGATCGTGGATGCGGCGGTTGCCTTTGATCGGGTGGAGTCGGCTGCTGGTGCGCAGAAGTTGGCGATGATGGCGGAGTTGGCGCGGCGTCGGATGGCGGAGGAAGAGCGGCTGACGCTGACGCGTCGGGACGGCAGCCAGTACCGGGAAAGTCTGTCTGATGCTTTGGAGCGGGCGCAGAGTTGGTGTGCTGATGAGTTCGCTGCCGCGTTGCGGCTTACCGCCGGTCAGGCGCGGTGGCGGGTGGATCGGTCGTTGCAGGTCACCGGTACGTATCGGGATGTGTGGGTGGCGCAGGCGGCCGGGGTGATCAATGACTACAAGTCGCAGATCTGTACCGAGGAGCTGGCCGCCGTTGATGACCCGCTGGTCGCGGCGCGGGTGCGGGCGATCGTGCTGCCGAAGGCGGGTGGGTATAACTCGCGGGAGTTGCGGCGGGCGTTGCGGTACGAGATCGACAAAGCCGACCCGCAGGCGGCTAATCGTCGGCATCGGTCGGCGAAGAAGACCCGCAATGTCTCGGTCCGGGCGTTGGATGACGCGATGGGCCTGCTCTGCGCGGTGTTGACCGCCGATGAGGTGGTGCAGGTGATGGCGGTGATCGACGCGTACGCGCGGACCGCCGCACCCGGCGATCCTCGCGGTATTCAGCAGCGCCGCGCGGACGCTCTGGTGGACATCGTGGTCCGCGGCGGCATCGGCCCGATGCCGGGGCTGTCCGAGGATCTGGCCGACCGGCTCAACGACACGATCGGCGACAAGCTCCGCGACACCCTCACCACCCACCCAACCCGCCAACCGACCCGCCAACCGACCCGCCGGCCGAGTCGCCGGCCGAGTCGCCGGCCGAGTCGCCGGCCGACCCGCCGGCCGACCCGCCGGCCGACCCGCCGGCCGACCCGCCGGCCGACCCGCCGGCTGCGCCGAAGCCCGATGCGCAGCCTGATGCGCACACCGATTCCACGGTCGGTGAAGCCGAGCACCGGGATGCGCACCCGGACGCGTGTGACGAGATGTGCGGCCAGCTCTGCGACGGTGAGCGCCGGTTCGCCGCCGAGGAGGACACCCGTCGCGTCGAGGGTCCACCGCCAGCGGGGACCGGCCCGTTGCCGTCGGGTTTTCTGCGGCAGCCGTTGCCGCGTATCGACATCCGCGTCCTGGTCCCGCTGGGCACCCTGCTCGGGTTGA
- a CDS encoding HNH endonuclease signature motif containing protein — translation MTGDPGYLPGFGSIPPELCRQLAAQAAFWKAAVHDPQTGQLVALGERRYRPSPQVREFVELRDQTCRSPGCGRIAERCQYDHGIPFDAGGETCVESNEMLCAHDHQRKTHSNWHFRIDPDTAETIWTTPTGHTYATRPPPLGGVTPPTENRPPPHKQPGYPEEPPF, via the coding sequence TTGACCGGTGACCCTGGCTATCTGCCGGGATTCGGGTCGATCCCTCCGGAGTTGTGCCGCCAGTTGGCCGCGCAGGCGGCGTTCTGGAAAGCCGCCGTGCACGACCCGCAGACCGGACAGCTTGTCGCTCTCGGGGAGCGGCGCTACCGGCCGAGTCCGCAGGTCCGCGAGTTCGTGGAGTTGCGGGACCAGACCTGCCGCAGCCCCGGCTGCGGCCGCATCGCCGAACGGTGCCAGTACGACCACGGCATCCCGTTTGATGCCGGTGGTGAGACGTGCGTGGAGAGCAACGAGATGCTCTGCGCCCACGACCACCAGCGCAAAACCCACTCCAACTGGCACTTCCGCATCGACCCGGACACCGCCGAAACCATCTGGACCACCCCCACCGGCCACACCTACGCCACCCGGCCGCCACCACTGGGCGGTGTCACACCACCGACCGAAAACCGGCCGCCACCACACAAGCAGCCCGGCTACCCCGAAGAGCCGCCATTCTAA
- a CDS encoding sensor histidine kinase, with product MSPRLWSLARQLLVLQLVVVAVLVAGGVGAAYVQISQANQRSARDKVLAVAWTVARMPAVADALRLGDPSAVLEPVAEQVRLATGTDFVVVMSPAGIRYSHPNRAEIGQYFRGHITEAVAGHEVVETYTGTLGPSIRSVVPVQRDGRVVGLVSVGVTLVAVDRDLRRQLPLLLAAAAVALLLAGAGTAWISRWLRRQTRGLGPAQLARMYEFYDAVLHAVHEGMLLLDRDRKVQLVNDEARRLLDLPDDVVGKRVDLVGLPDSLGESLAGDRRRTDEIHLCGDRVLVVNEAPAAWEGRELGTVVTLRDHTDLQALTGELDSVRGFAESLRSQAHETANRLHTVISLVELGRTEQALDFAAAELAVAQRLTDQVVGGVGEPVLAALLMGKAAQASERGVDLVVDPNTEVTETGIDPRDLVTIVGNLLDNAIDAAVAGPAPRRVEFTARTVDGEMVMSISDTGVGLDPADVLRAFERGWSTKGGGGLIGRGLGLALAGQAVRRHNGTVEVTTEPRTTFSVALPA from the coding sequence ATGTCTCCTCGGTTGTGGAGCCTGGCTCGCCAGCTGCTCGTCCTGCAGCTGGTCGTGGTGGCCGTGCTGGTGGCCGGCGGGGTCGGCGCCGCGTACGTCCAGATCAGCCAGGCCAACCAGCGCTCGGCGCGGGACAAGGTGCTCGCGGTCGCCTGGACGGTCGCGCGGATGCCGGCGGTCGCGGACGCGCTGCGGCTCGGCGATCCGTCGGCGGTGCTGGAGCCGGTCGCCGAGCAGGTACGCCTGGCCACCGGCACCGACTTCGTGGTCGTCATGTCCCCCGCCGGCATCCGCTACAGCCATCCCAACCGCGCGGAGATCGGCCAGTACTTCCGTGGTCACATCACCGAGGCTGTCGCCGGCCACGAGGTCGTCGAAACCTACACGGGCACGCTCGGTCCGTCGATCCGCTCGGTCGTGCCGGTCCAGCGCGACGGCAGGGTGGTCGGCCTCGTCTCTGTCGGGGTCACCCTGGTGGCCGTCGACCGCGACCTGCGGCGTCAGCTGCCGTTGCTGCTGGCCGCCGCGGCCGTCGCGTTGTTGCTGGCCGGCGCTGGTACGGCATGGATCAGCCGCTGGTTGCGCCGCCAGACCCGCGGACTCGGACCGGCACAACTGGCCAGGATGTACGAGTTCTACGACGCCGTCCTGCATGCCGTACACGAAGGCATGCTGCTGCTCGACCGCGACCGCAAGGTGCAGCTGGTCAACGACGAGGCGAGGCGGCTGCTCGACCTGCCGGACGACGTGGTCGGCAAGCGCGTCGACCTCGTCGGCCTGCCCGACTCGCTCGGCGAGTCGCTGGCCGGCGACCGGCGGCGTACGGACGAGATCCATCTGTGCGGCGACCGCGTCCTCGTGGTCAACGAGGCGCCGGCCGCCTGGGAAGGCCGTGAGCTCGGCACGGTCGTGACCTTGCGCGACCACACCGACCTGCAGGCGCTGACCGGCGAGCTGGACTCGGTACGCGGCTTCGCCGAGTCGCTGCGGTCGCAGGCGCACGAGACCGCCAACCGGCTGCACACGGTCATCTCGCTGGTCGAGCTGGGTCGTACGGAACAGGCACTCGACTTCGCCGCCGCCGAGCTGGCGGTCGCTCAGCGGCTCACCGACCAGGTCGTCGGTGGCGTCGGCGAGCCGGTGCTCGCGGCCCTGCTGATGGGCAAAGCCGCTCAGGCCAGCGAGCGCGGCGTCGATCTCGTCGTCGATCCAAACACCGAGGTGACCGAGACCGGCATCGATCCGCGCGACCTGGTGACGATCGTCGGTAACCTGCTCGACAACGCGATCGACGCGGCGGTCGCGGGTCCGGCACCGCGGCGGGTCGAGTTCACCGCGCGGACGGTCGACGGTGAGATGGTGATGAGCATCAGCGATACCGGTGTCGGCCTCGATCCGGCCGACGTGTTGCGCGCCTTCGAACGCGGCTGGTCCACCAAGGGTGGCGGCGGCCTGATCGGCCGTGGCCTCGGCCTGGCGCTGGCCGGCCAGGCCGTACGCAGGCACAACGGCACCGTCGAGGTGACCACCGAGCCGCGTACGACCTTCTCGGTGGCGCTGCCGGCATGA
- a CDS encoding DNA polymerase ligase N-terminal domain-containing protein, producing MAGLDEYRRKRNVGRTPEPIPADDAALPKGNDDTFVIQEHHARRLHWDVRLERGGVLVCWAVPRGLPPEPGTVRLAVHTEDHPLEYATFSGEIPHGEYGGGRMFIWDRGTYETVKWSKNEVSVVFHGQRVEGRYVFFKGGRAGRDWMVRRSDPPQDSDWETLPASLAAMKATRGKLPPDADEWSYEFRWQGLRALARVEGGRLELFDETGEPLEGFPDVRALGEEMGSTEVWLDGEIVVLRNGKPDRKALDRRKAETDDRRSRQLAKDLPVTYVVYDVLHLDGRSCLELPYEQRRELLADLPLRGGWQAAPSFPGAAQAVVDAAREQGMPGVVAKRLDSPYQPGKRTKAWLEIARP from the coding sequence ATGGCGGGCCTGGACGAATACCGGCGCAAGCGCAACGTCGGCCGTACGCCGGAGCCGATCCCGGCCGACGACGCCGCGCTGCCGAAAGGCAACGACGACACGTTCGTCATCCAGGAGCACCACGCGCGGCGGCTGCACTGGGACGTACGGCTGGAACGCGGCGGCGTGCTGGTCTGCTGGGCCGTGCCGCGTGGCCTGCCGCCGGAGCCGGGCACCGTACGGCTGGCCGTACACACCGAGGACCATCCGCTGGAATACGCCACTTTCTCCGGCGAGATCCCGCACGGCGAATACGGTGGCGGCCGGATGTTCATCTGGGACCGCGGCACGTACGAGACGGTGAAGTGGAGCAAAAACGAGGTCTCCGTCGTCTTCCACGGCCAGCGGGTGGAAGGCCGATACGTGTTCTTCAAAGGCGGTCGCGCCGGCCGGGACTGGATGGTGCGCCGGTCCGACCCGCCGCAGGACTCCGACTGGGAGACGTTGCCGGCCAGCCTCGCCGCGATGAAGGCGACCAGAGGCAAGCTGCCGCCGGACGCAGACGAGTGGTCGTACGAGTTTCGCTGGCAGGGACTGCGTGCGCTGGCCCGCGTCGAAGGTGGCCGGCTGGAGCTTTTCGACGAGACCGGCGAGCCGTTGGAGGGTTTTCCCGACGTACGCGCACTCGGCGAGGAGATGGGCAGCACCGAGGTGTGGCTTGACGGCGAGATCGTGGTGCTGCGCAACGGAAAACCCGACCGCAAGGCGTTGGACCGGCGCAAGGCCGAGACCGACGACCGGCGGTCGCGGCAGCTCGCCAAGGACCTGCCGGTGACGTACGTCGTCTATGACGTGCTGCATCTGGACGGCCGCTCCTGTCTGGAGTTGCCGTACGAGCAGCGGCGCGAGCTGCTCGCCGACCTGCCGTTGCGTGGCGGCTGGCAGGCCGCGCCGAGCTTTCCCGGTGCGGCGCAGGCCGTCGTCGACGCGGCCAGGGAGCAGGGGATGCCAGGCGTCGTCGCGAAACGGCTCGACTCGCCCTACCAGCCGGGCAAGCGTACGAAGGCCTGGTTGGAGATCGCGCGGCCATAG
- a CDS encoding cation:dicarboxylate symporter family transporter: MSVRRDRTHWLYLAVIVAVVAGIVVGLVAPAFAKELKPLGTAFIALIKMMISPVIFCSIVIGVGSARKAATVGRIGGLALVYFLAMSTIALAIGLVVGNVLHPGAGLHLTDAARAAGGKAAAGASEGTVDFLLDIIPTSLFSSLTSGSVLQTLLIALLVGFALPSLGKSGAAILRGVEHVQRLVFRILAMVMWAAPVGAFGAIAAVVGAGGWLALVSLLQIMVGFYVTCVIFVFLVLGPVLYAVSRINIFSLLRYLSREFLLILSTSSSDIALPRLIAKMQHLGVSRSAAGLSVSTGYSFNLDGTAIYLTMASLFIANALGRPMAIGEQIALLAFMIIASKGAAGVSGAGLATLAGGLQAHRPDLVDGVGLIVGIDRFMSEARALTNFAGNAVATIVIGRWTGNLDPDRAALVLSGDLPFDERTMLDEPEPAKAEEAVPAMSG, encoded by the coding sequence ATGTCCGTACGGCGTGACCGAACCCATTGGCTCTATCTCGCGGTCATCGTCGCCGTCGTCGCCGGCATCGTCGTCGGGCTCGTGGCACCGGCGTTCGCGAAGGAGCTCAAGCCGCTGGGCACCGCGTTCATCGCGCTGATCAAGATGATGATCAGCCCGGTGATCTTCTGCTCGATCGTGATCGGCGTCGGCTCGGCGCGCAAAGCCGCGACGGTCGGCCGTATCGGCGGCCTCGCGTTGGTGTATTTCCTCGCGATGTCAACGATCGCGCTGGCGATCGGTCTGGTGGTCGGCAACGTACTGCATCCAGGTGCCGGCCTGCACCTGACCGACGCGGCGAGGGCGGCCGGCGGAAAGGCGGCGGCCGGTGCCAGCGAAGGTACGGTCGACTTCCTGCTGGACATCATCCCGACCAGCCTGTTTTCGTCGCTGACGTCCGGGTCGGTGCTGCAGACGTTGCTGATCGCGCTGCTCGTCGGTTTCGCGCTGCCGTCGCTCGGCAAGTCCGGTGCCGCGATCCTGCGCGGTGTGGAGCACGTACAACGGCTGGTGTTTCGTATTCTGGCGATGGTCATGTGGGCCGCGCCAGTCGGTGCTTTTGGTGCTATTGCCGCGGTTGTCGGTGCCGGCGGGTGGCTGGCGCTGGTCAGCCTGTTGCAGATCATGGTCGGCTTCTACGTGACCTGCGTGATCTTCGTGTTTCTCGTGCTGGGGCCGGTGTTGTATGCGGTCAGCCGGATCAACATCTTTTCCTTGCTACGCTACCTTTCGCGGGAGTTTCTGCTGATCCTGTCGACCTCGTCCTCCGACATCGCGCTGCCGCGGCTGATCGCGAAAATGCAGCACCTCGGCGTATCGCGGTCGGCCGCCGGACTGAGCGTGTCGACCGGCTATTCTTTCAACCTCGACGGCACGGCCATCTACCTGACGATGGCGTCTCTGTTCATCGCGAACGCTCTCGGCCGGCCGATGGCGATCGGTGAGCAGATCGCCCTGCTCGCCTTCATGATCATCGCCTCCAAAGGCGCCGCCGGCGTCAGCGGCGCCGGCCTGGCCACGCTGGCCGGCGGCCTGCAGGCACACCGTCCCGACTTGGTCGACGGCGTCGGCCTCATCGTCGGCATCGACCGCTTCATGTCCGAGGCCCGCGCCCTCACCAACTTCGCCGGCAACGCCGTAGCCACCATCGTCATCGGCCGCTGGACCGGCAACCTCGACCCCGACCGCGCCGCGCTCGTACTCAGCGGCGACCTGCCCTTCGACGAGCGAACCATGCTGGACGAGCCCGAGCCAGCGAAAGCTGAGGAAGCCGTGCCAGCGATGTCGGGGTGA
- a CDS encoding YciI family protein — protein sequence MKYLLLIYSNPKVWGHPMFLHQDEELSDDERARRLKQFGELMDEIHDSGELVTSGALAAPSTGRFVHLADDPTDGPFSEAKEQLAGYFVVDCDSIERATELASRFPDARQGGVEVRPIMDEAGMEM from the coding sequence GTGAAATACCTGCTGCTCATCTACAGCAACCCCAAGGTCTGGGGCCATCCGATGTTTCTCCACCAGGACGAGGAGCTGTCCGACGACGAACGCGCGCGCCGGCTCAAGCAGTTCGGCGAGCTGATGGACGAGATCCACGACAGCGGCGAGCTGGTCACCAGCGGCGCGTTGGCGGCGCCGTCGACGGGCCGTTTCGTCCATCTCGCCGACGATCCGACGGACGGACCGTTCTCCGAGGCGAAAGAGCAGCTGGCCGGCTATTTCGTGGTCGACTGTGACAGCATCGAGCGGGCGACGGAGCTGGCGTCGCGGTTCCCGGACGCGCGGCAGGGTGGAGTGGAGGTACGGCCGATCATGGACGAGGCCGGCATGGAGATGTGA
- a CDS encoding phospholipase D-like domain-containing protein, with translation MTNAISTLLLRDASHGGSAGQPAAVAAALADFVGAAKDSIELAIYDFRLSDALAPTVVGAFTDAAKRGVQVRIGFDAGKPATAGVLDFAELAADPAPVGTQDWVHEKFDGTGVATRAIKAYPQLMHSKYVVRDKSAVWTGSANFTDDAWTYQENNILRVWSAKVAAGYLTDFEQLWSTGAIKGTGEDDGSTTDIGWMFSPGDGREIDARLCSSVNDAKTRIAIATMVITSDTLLTALCAAIDRGVPVSGIYDAGQMGPIAKSWGKSPHSSSKLANWTKLSARLVPKFSTPYSPTGKHDFLHNKILVADGVCLTGSYNFSANAQRNAENQLRITIPEVVESYVEYISTITETYRGLPHSAVEVA, from the coding sequence ATGACAAACGCAATCAGCACACTGCTGCTGCGCGACGCCAGCCATGGCGGAAGTGCTGGACAGCCGGCCGCGGTCGCCGCCGCCCTGGCGGATTTCGTCGGCGCTGCCAAGGATTCGATCGAGCTGGCGATCTATGACTTCCGGTTGTCCGACGCGCTGGCGCCGACCGTGGTCGGTGCCTTCACCGATGCCGCGAAGCGCGGCGTCCAGGTCCGGATCGGTTTCGACGCCGGGAAACCGGCGACCGCGGGCGTACTGGATTTCGCCGAGCTGGCCGCCGACCCGGCGCCGGTCGGCACCCAGGACTGGGTCCACGAGAAGTTCGACGGCACCGGTGTCGCCACCAGGGCCATCAAGGCGTATCCGCAGCTGATGCACTCAAAATACGTCGTACGCGACAAGAGCGCGGTGTGGACTGGATCGGCCAACTTCACCGACGACGCCTGGACATACCAGGAAAACAACATCCTGCGCGTCTGGTCGGCGAAGGTCGCGGCCGGCTATCTCACCGACTTCGAGCAGCTGTGGTCGACCGGCGCGATCAAGGGCACCGGCGAGGACGACGGCTCGACCACCGACATCGGTTGGATGTTTTCGCCAGGCGACGGCAGGGAAATCGACGCGCGGCTGTGTTCCTCGGTCAACGACGCCAAAACGCGGATCGCGATCGCGACCATGGTGATCACCTCGGACACGTTGCTCACCGCGTTGTGCGCGGCGATCGATCGTGGTGTGCCGGTCAGCGGCATCTACGACGCCGGCCAGATGGGCCCGATCGCCAAGAGCTGGGGGAAAAGCCCGCACAGCTCGAGCAAGCTTGCCAACTGGACGAAGCTGTCCGCGCGGCTGGTGCCGAAGTTCTCTACGCCGTACTCACCTACCGGCAAACACGACTTCCTGCACAACAAGATCCTGGTCGCCGACGGCGTTTGCCTGACCGGCAGCTACAACTTCTCGGCCAACGCACAGCGAAACGCGGAGAACCAGCTGCGGATCACCATCCCGGAGGTGGTCGAGTCGTACGTCGAGTACATCTCCACGATCACCGAGACCTACCGCGGTCTTCCACACAGCGCCGTCGAGGTTGCTTAG
- a CDS encoding response regulator, producing the protein MIRVLIVEDEPIAADAHAVYVDRVDGFTVVGKAGTAAEALQLLARGGIDLVLLDMVLPDQHGLQVVRAMRAAGHTADVIAVTSARDLAVVRAAVSQGIVQYLIKPFVFASLRDKLDSYRDYRRLLTRDEPVAAQHQVDHLLATLRGQDRQVLPKGLSRETFDAVAEALRGGEGKSASEVADLLRTSRITARRYLEHLADTGLASRHPRYRGSGRPEIEYRWRGED; encoded by the coding sequence ATGATCCGGGTCCTGATCGTCGAGGACGAGCCGATCGCCGCCGACGCGCACGCCGTCTACGTCGATCGAGTCGACGGCTTCACGGTCGTCGGCAAGGCTGGCACCGCGGCCGAAGCGTTGCAGCTGCTGGCGCGCGGCGGCATCGACCTCGTGTTGCTGGACATGGTGCTGCCCGACCAGCACGGCCTTCAGGTCGTACGCGCGATGCGCGCCGCCGGCCACACCGCCGACGTCATCGCGGTGACCTCCGCGCGAGACCTCGCCGTCGTACGCGCCGCGGTCTCGCAAGGCATCGTGCAGTATCTGATCAAGCCATTCGTTTTCGCCTCGCTGCGCGACAAACTCGACAGCTATCGCGATTATCGCCGGCTGCTGACCCGCGACGAGCCGGTCGCCGCGCAGCACCAGGTCGACCACCTGCTGGCGACCCTGCGCGGCCAGGACCGCCAGGTGCTGCCGAAGGGTCTCAGCCGGGAGACCTTCGACGCGGTCGCCGAGGCTTTGCGTGGAGGCGAGGGAAAATCGGCCAGCGAGGTCGCCGATCTGTTGCGTACGTCCAGAATCACCGCGCGCCGCTACCTGGAACACCTCGCCGACACCGGCCTCGCCTCGCGGCATCCACGCTATCGCGGCAGCGGCCGGCCGGAGATCGAGTATCGGTGGCGCGGCGAGGACTAG
- a CDS encoding DMT family transporter, which translates to MTINSKAAPLIAAGVTVLLWASAFVGIRGVGATYSPGALALGRLLIATAILGVMVARRGFVRPSRRALLLTVTSGLLWFCAYNVALNAAERHLDAGTAAMLVNVGPVVLAVLAGIFLKEGFPAKLVVGSAIALAGALVIGASAAGGRHGDLIGVGLCLFAAVTYAGGVIAQKPAVGELPALQVTWMCCAVAAIACLPAAPALWTETVQASGGAIAGLVYLGVFPTAIAFTTWAYALARTEAGKLGATTYLVPMVTALLSWLLLGEVPAPLALAGGALCLVGVAVTRLKSKPKKLAEVGLSD; encoded by the coding sequence GTGACGATCAACTCCAAAGCGGCGCCGCTGATCGCCGCCGGCGTAACCGTGCTCCTGTGGGCCTCGGCGTTCGTCGGCATCCGTGGTGTCGGCGCGACCTACTCCCCCGGCGCGCTGGCGCTCGGCCGCCTCCTCATCGCCACCGCCATCCTCGGCGTCATGGTGGCGCGACGCGGCTTCGTACGGCCAAGCCGCCGCGCCCTCCTGCTCACCGTGACGTCCGGCCTGCTGTGGTTCTGCGCGTACAACGTGGCGCTGAACGCGGCGGAGCGGCATCTCGACGCCGGTACGGCCGCCATGCTGGTCAACGTCGGACCGGTGGTGCTCGCGGTTTTGGCCGGCATATTCCTGAAAGAGGGCTTTCCGGCCAAGCTGGTGGTCGGCAGCGCGATCGCTCTCGCCGGCGCACTGGTGATCGGCGCGAGCGCCGCCGGCGGCCGGCACGGCGACCTGATCGGCGTCGGCCTCTGCCTGTTCGCGGCCGTCACGTACGCCGGTGGTGTCATCGCGCAGAAGCCGGCGGTCGGCGAGCTGCCGGCGCTGCAGGTGACCTGGATGTGTTGTGCGGTCGCCGCGATCGCCTGCCTGCCGGCGGCGCCGGCGCTGTGGACCGAGACGGTCCAGGCGTCCGGCGGGGCGATCGCCGGCCTGGTCTACCTCGGCGTCTTCCCCACCGCCATCGCGTTCACGACCTGGGCTTATGCGCTCGCGCGTACGGAGGCGGGCAAGCTCGGCGCGACGACCTATCTCGTCCCCATGGTCACCGCGCTGCTGTCGTGGCTGCTGCTCGGCGAGGTGCCGGCACCGCTCGCTCTGGCCGGCGGCGCGCTCTGCCTGGTCGGCGTCGCCGTCACCCGGCTGAAGAGCAAGCCGAAGAAACTCGCCGAGGTCGGCCTGTCCGATTGA